In the Streptomyces sp. WMMC940 genome, GAAGAGTCCGGAACGTTCGCGCGGCAGGAAGTGCCCGAAGGCGCCGAAGCTCACCGCGAGGTCGAAGACCGGGCGGAACGGCAGGGCGCGGGCGTCGGCGCGGACCCAGTCCGCCGCGGGATGGGCCCGGCGGGCCTCGCGCAGCATCCCGGAACTGAAGTCGACACCGACGACCCGCTCCTCGCAGAGTCCGCGCAGCACTCGCACGCCCGCCCCCGTGCCGCAGCAGACGTCCAGCCCGTCGTGGAACGGACCGAAGTCCCGCAGCGCACCGGCGGTCTCGTCGAGGATGCGGTCCGGGGTGCGGAACGGGGTCAGGTCGAACTTGGGCGCGAGCAGGTCGTATCCGCGCTCGACCGACGACAGCGCCTGCACGGCGAGTTCGCGGAGGGTGGGGCCCTGGGAGGTGAACATCGGCTCCCAGCGTAGTCAGCGCGGGCGCGGGAGGTCTCGGGCGCGGGAAAGTCAGGCGCGGGAAAGCCGGGCGTGGAAAGGCCGCCGGCTCGTGGGCACGGGCGCGGGAAAGTCAGGCGCGGGAAGACCGCGCACAGGAAGGCCGCCGGCTCGTGGGCACGGGCGCGGGAAAGTCAGGCGCGGGAAGACCGCGCACAGGAAGGCCGCCGGCTCGTGGGCACGGGCGCGGGAAGGCCGCAGGCGCCGGGACAGTGCCGTGCGTGTGGACACGGTGCCGGCCGTCCGCGCGCGCTCAGCCCTTCGGCTCGCCGAACAGCTCCACCGCGTTCCGTACGTTCGTCAGTCCGGCCGCCAGTGCGCTGACCGAGCCGACCGCTCCGGCGATCAGCAGCAGGGACCGGCGGAGCCGCCGGATCTCCGGCACGCCGCTCAGCGCCATCGCGTCCATGGCCGCGAGTTCGTCCTCCGCGATGCCGCGGTCGGCGAACTCGGCCGGATGTGCGGCGAGTTCGCGTCGGAGCCGGGCGACGGCGGCACGCAGCTCCGTCACCCTCGGGTCCTCGCCGCTCCGTTTCTCCCGTGTCCGCCCCACACTCCGCAACACAAGCCCTCCCCTTCGCACGTCGTCGTGCTGCCCGGTGAACGATCCGCCGGACGGTGGTCGAACTCCTGGGGTCGCGGGCCAGTCAACGCCATTCCGTAGGCACTCCGCCACTCCGTGGTACGAAATCCAGCTCGACGTGTCCACTTTTCCCGCGACTCGGACCCGCAGGGCGCGGCACCGGCTGCCCGTGCGGCCCGCCCGCCGGCGCCGCGGGGCGAGGCGGGACCGTCCGCCGGGCCGGGTCGTCACGCCACGGCGTCGCCTGATGGGGTAAGCAGGGTGCATGGCTCACACTTCAGACAAACCGCAGGTCGCGGGACTGGTGCTGGCAGCAGGCGGCGGACGCCGGCTGGGCGGGCGCCCGAAGGCGATGCTGGAGCACCGAGGACGCCCCCTGGTGGAGAACGCGGTGCGGGTCCTGCGGGCGGGCGGCTGCCGATCCGTGCACGTGGTGCTGGGCGCGGCGGCGGAGGAGGTGACGAGACGGGCCGACCTGGCCGGCTGCGTCGTGGCCGTGAACCCGGACTGGGAGGAGGGGATGGGCTCCTCGTTGCGCGTGGGCCTGGCGTCGCTCGCCGCGGGGGGCGGGGGGCAGGACGCGGCCCTGGTGTCGCTCGTGGACCAGCCCGGCATCGGGGCGGCGGCCGTGGCCCGGGTCGTGGCGGCGTGCGACTCGCCGTCCGCGCTGGTGTCGGCGGCGTACGACGGACGCCGGGGCCATCCGGTGCTGTTCGGCGCCCGGCGCTGGGAGGCGGTGGCGGCGCGCGCCTCGGGCGACCGCGGCGCCAGGGACTATCTGGCGGAGCACGAGGCGGAGATCGCGCTCGTCGAGTGCGGGGACGTGGCGGAGGCGTACGACATCGACACGCCGGAGGATCTGGCGCACCTCGATTGAGCCGGAGGGCGTCGGGCACCCGGGACGCGGCACGCCGCCACCGTCCCGCCGCCTCGCGGGCGGCGCAATCCGGAGCAC is a window encoding:
- a CDS encoding nucleotidyltransferase family protein; the encoded protein is MAHTSDKPQVAGLVLAAGGGRRLGGRPKAMLEHRGRPLVENAVRVLRAGGCRSVHVVLGAAAEEVTRRADLAGCVVAVNPDWEEGMGSSLRVGLASLAAGGGGQDAALVSLVDQPGIGAAAVARVVAACDSPSALVSAAYDGRRGHPVLFGARRWEAVAARASGDRGARDYLAEHEAEIALVECGDVAEAYDIDTPEDLAHLD
- a CDS encoding DUF5955 family protein, which encodes MLRSVGRTREKRSGEDPRVTELRAAVARLRRELAAHPAEFADRGIAEDELAAMDAMALSGVPEIRRLRRSLLLIAGAVGSVSALAAGLTNVRNAVELFGEPKG
- a CDS encoding class I SAM-dependent methyltransferase; the protein is MFTSQGPTLRELAVQALSSVERGYDLLAPKFDLTPFRTPDRILDETAGALRDFGPFHDGLDVCCGTGAGVRVLRGLCEERVVGVDFSSGMLREARRAHPAADWVRADARALPFRPVFDLAVSFGAFGHFLPRERSGLFAQVHSALRPGGVFAFPVGAPPRFGTLPYWAMLGFDAVMRVRNRVWRPAFVMYYRTFPIGEVLAELRLVGFDVELVPLEGLGRRSDGAPRCAMVVARHRG